CGCACATCATGGGAACCGTCGGCCTGGACGCACCTTCTCTGGCTGCTGAACTGGGGGCCGGTGTATTGTACTTAATAAATATAAAAAACGATTACAGTTTGGATCAATCTGTATTCTTCAACCAATACTTGCGCTGCAAAGGCGTACCGGTATTAGGTAACATTTTTACCCATGTACCCAGACCCATCCAGGCAAAAATAGAAGGGGTATACAAACCCCTGCTGGATGACCTTGGTTTTCGCACCCTGGGTATTGTCCCCAGGGTACGGGAATTGTCCTCCCCCTCGGTAGCTCAAGTACATGAATTACTGGGCGGCGAATTGCTTACCGGCGAGAAAAATTTGGATCTGCTGGTTGAAGACATCATGGTGGGCGCCATGACTATCGAAAGTGCCCTGGCCTACCTGCGGCGCTCCAACAATAAAATCTTTATTACCGGCGGCGACCGGGCTGACATGGCTCTGGCAGCCCTGGAAACCAGTACATCCGCCATTGTCTTAACAGGCGGTCTATACCCCGATGTCAAGGTCATCAGTCGGGCCATGGAAAAGGGTGTACCGGTGTTGCTGGTTCATTATGACACATATACCGCCATTGAAAAACTCAGTGAGCTTTCCGGCCGCATTACCGCAAATAATAAAGAAAGTATTGACAAAGCGCTGGAAAACGTGGAACGTTACTGCGATTGGCAGAGCATTTTAAACAGCCTTAGCTAATAACAAGGTCAGACCTCCACAGGGGGTCTGACCTCATAGTGTCAAAAGCTTTTGTCGGTGTTTTAAATCCCTTTAGCTTCGGTCAACGCACCAACAGCACGATGCTTCTTTGTTTTTACAACCTTCTGCTACTTGCGCAGTTCACTTCTGCCCTGCTGAATCTCACCCAGTATTTTACTTAGTTTTTCTTCCAGCGATTGTAGTATGTCATCAGCGTATTCACGGGCTCCCTGACGAATTTGCAGCGACACATCCTCAGCCTTTTTAATTGTTTCCTGGGCTATTTTTTCCGCTTTCTTGACAATTTCGTGATCTTCCGCCCGCTGTTCAATTTCACGGGCAACATCCTCCAACATCCGCTGTGCTTCCTTTTTGGATTCAGAGAGTACTTTATCCCTCTCTTTCACCAACCACTTAGCCTGGCGAACTTCTTCGGGAAGCGAGGTGCGAATGCGGTCCAGGTAGTCCAGAAGTTT
This region of Desulforamulus hydrothermalis Lam5 = DSM 18033 genomic DNA includes:
- a CDS encoding phosphotransacetylase family protein, translated to MKNLYIMGSAGSGKTAMAVGLALKFRQVGLKVSYFKPVGASTATGKTDEDAVLMKELLNLSAPLEMIAPTTASPFYLSRGSRSAEMLATIKRAYQQMAQDNDLMIIDSAIFPHIMGTVGLDAPSLAAELGAGVLYLINIKNDYSLDQSVFFNQYLRCKGVPVLGNIFTHVPRPIQAKIEGVYKPLLDDLGFRTLGIVPRVRELSSPSVAQVHELLGGELLTGEKNLDLLVEDIMVGAMTIESALAYLRRSNNKIFITGGDRADMALAALETSTSAIVLTGGLYPDVKVISRAMEKGVPVLLVHYDTYTAIEKLSELSGRITANNKESIDKALENVERYCDWQSILNSLS
- a CDS encoding Vacuolar-type H+-ATPase subunit H; protein product: MELFNILNELEELIEESPRVPMTRRVMVDENKLLDYLDRIRTSLPEEVRQAKWLVKERDKVLSESKKEAQRMLEDVAREIEQRAEDHEIVKKAEKIAQETIKKAEDVSLQIRQGAREYADDILQSLEEKLSKILGEIQQGRSELRK